One region of Persicobacter psychrovividus genomic DNA includes:
- a CDS encoding SDR family oxidoreductase — MIKSNHYLIVGGSTGMGFSAASALIKQGAKVMIIGRNAQTVEQAQQSLGANCIGFVGDACLAETTEQAIEHLHQVWGRSDGLYHVAGGSGRSFGDGPLHQMSIEGWNKTFELNLTSMMLSNRAMIRYFLKHGIRGKILNMGSVLGFSPSPEYFTTHAYAATKSAIIGFSKSIAAHYAKEGIQVNVVAPALVETPMAKRAKEDEQIQDFIKTKQPLEGGRMGLASDLDQAVLMFLSSENNFMTGQVLAVDGGWCLSEGQLK, encoded by the coding sequence ATGATAAAATCAAACCATTATTTAATCGTTGGCGGCAGCACCGGAATGGGCTTTTCAGCCGCATCGGCTTTGATCAAACAGGGCGCCAAAGTGATGATCATCGGGCGTAATGCACAGACTGTCGAGCAGGCCCAACAATCCTTAGGAGCAAATTGCATTGGTTTTGTAGGCGATGCTTGCTTGGCCGAAACCACCGAGCAGGCAATCGAACACTTGCATCAGGTCTGGGGGCGTAGCGATGGTTTATACCATGTTGCTGGGGGCAGTGGACGTTCTTTTGGGGATGGTCCATTGCATCAGATGAGTATAGAAGGGTGGAACAAGACTTTTGAGCTGAATTTGACCAGTATGATGTTATCGAATCGGGCGATGATCCGCTATTTTTTGAAACACGGCATCCGGGGTAAGATCCTGAACATGGGTTCAGTTTTAGGCTTTTCGCCCAGCCCGGAATATTTCACCACCCATGCCTATGCGGCGACCAAATCAGCGATCATTGGATTTAGCAAAAGTATCGCTGCTCATTATGCCAAAGAGGGCATACAGGTGAATGTGGTTGCGCCTGCATTGGTCGAAACCCCCATGGCCAAAAGGGCGAAGGAAGATGAGCAAATACAGGATTTTATAAAAACAAAACAACCTTTAGAAGGGGGACGAATGGGGCTTGCTTCGGATTTGGATCAGGCGGTGTTGATGTTCCTTTCGTCAGAAAACAACTTCATGACCGGGCAGGTTTTGGCCGTTGATGGGGGTTGGTGTTTGTCCGAAGGGCAACTAAAATAA
- a CDS encoding FAD-dependent oxidoreductase, with amino-acid sequence MKPLYNLKANTAMSKLADVLVIGSGSAGAVAAISAAQSKYKVMLIERLGFAGGTSTQMLDTFYGFFTPGENARKIVGGIPDWVVNRLNKSGEVFLRPNTYGAGTGVNYNPERLKSVWDEMFMAHGVEVIYHSTLVGIEPYGEQQKCLFFHKGIGIFEVIAKRVIDATGDADYCHWKGHAYEKAGEKEAAQSLTTTFRMANVDLDKFEKAGGKKMLKEQMQVAVESGRHPLPRKEGSAHEMNVFGCVSTVAVKVAGHDPLDPQSMSSAEIEGRRQAFVFEAFFRDMVAGYENAKIIGLSTQIGVRETRRVYGKYRLSMDDFNQRRQFEDQILICGAPVEDHRSTPDGGAETYWKYVPDYGVYGVPYGCIVPEKSEMDWVVGRCFSATHQAHASCRSMAQTMSMGQAAGQAAVLSLDQDTDAWGINKADLSNRLLKLGAVLEMPQERAQMERNSWSKNKLSNES; translated from the coding sequence ATGAAGCCGTTGTATAATTTGAAGGCAAATACGGCCATGAGTAAGTTGGCAGACGTACTGGTGATCGGTAGTGGTTCCGCCGGGGCCGTCGCTGCTATATCGGCTGCTCAGTCCAAATACAAAGTGATGCTGATTGAGCGTTTGGGTTTTGCCGGAGGCACTTCAACCCAAATGTTGGACACTTTTTACGGCTTTTTTACCCCAGGAGAAAATGCCCGCAAGATTGTTGGCGGGATTCCTGATTGGGTGGTTAATCGACTGAATAAAAGTGGGGAGGTCTTTTTGCGCCCGAACACCTATGGAGCGGGTACGGGCGTAAATTATAATCCTGAACGGCTAAAAAGCGTGTGGGACGAAATGTTTATGGCTCATGGTGTGGAAGTGATTTACCATAGTACTTTGGTCGGGATTGAGCCGTATGGTGAGCAGCAAAAATGTCTGTTTTTTCATAAGGGCATTGGTATTTTTGAAGTGATTGCCAAGCGGGTTATCGATGCAACGGGCGATGCCGATTATTGTCATTGGAAGGGGCACGCTTATGAAAAGGCCGGCGAAAAGGAAGCTGCCCAAAGCCTAACGACTACTTTTCGGATGGCCAATGTAGATTTGGATAAATTTGAGAAAGCAGGAGGCAAGAAGATGCTTAAAGAGCAAATGCAGGTGGCCGTTGAAAGTGGCCGACATCCGCTGCCGCGAAAAGAAGGCTCCGCACATGAGATGAATGTGTTCGGTTGTGTATCTACCGTAGCCGTAAAGGTGGCGGGTCATGATCCTTTGGATCCGCAAAGCATGAGCTCGGCCGAGATTGAAGGGCGCCGACAGGCCTTTGTTTTCGAGGCTTTTTTCCGGGATATGGTCGCTGGTTATGAGAATGCAAAGATCATCGGTCTTTCGACACAGATTGGCGTGCGGGAGACTCGTCGGGTGTATGGAAAATATCGACTGAGTATGGATGATTTTAATCAGCGCAGACAATTCGAAGATCAGATTTTGATTTGTGGGGCACCGGTGGAAGATCATCGCAGCACACCGGACGGAGGCGCCGAAACTTATTGGAAATATGTACCTGATTACGGGGTATATGGGGTTCCTTACGGTTGTATTGTTCCTGAAAAAAGTGAGATGGATTGGGTGGTAGGTCGCTGTTTTTCGGCTACGCACCAAGCGCATGCTTCTTGTCGATCAATGGCGCAGACCATGTCGATGGGCCAAGCCGCAGGACAGGCTGCTGTGCTTTCTCTGGATCAGGATACCGACGCTTGGGGAATCAATAAGGCTGATTTGTCCAACCGTTTGCTGAAGTTGGGCGCCGTTTTGGAAATGCCGCAGGAGAGGGCTCAAATGGAAAGAAATTCGTGGTCAAAAAATAAATTGAGTAATGAAAGCTAA
- a CDS encoding Crp/Fnr family transcriptional regulator, with the protein MNTKILEFFNTKYPFNQDGLQEFARSFKLKTYPKGHLLVHQEMVTDRLLFLEQGTVREFYAKDGKEMNTRFYVQPQFINDFFSLTRQTPTQKCLETLRQAQVRELRYDQFSELLKKYTCGHDFISKIFESIIEKKEQESFRHFSLTPDELYLDLLEHHPEWLQEIPLYHIATYLRMTPETLSRIRKRT; encoded by the coding sequence ATGAATACAAAGATACTCGAATTTTTTAATACAAAATATCCATTTAATCAAGATGGCCTTCAAGAGTTTGCCCGTTCATTTAAATTGAAAACCTATCCGAAGGGACATCTTCTTGTGCATCAGGAGATGGTAACTGACCGGCTCCTGTTTTTGGAGCAGGGGACTGTTCGGGAATTCTATGCCAAAGATGGGAAGGAGATGAATACCCGTTTCTATGTGCAGCCACAATTTATTAATGATTTTTTCTCTTTAACCAGACAAACCCCTACTCAAAAATGTCTTGAAACACTGCGGCAGGCACAAGTTCGAGAGTTAAGGTATGATCAGTTTTCGGAGCTGCTAAAAAAATACACCTGTGGACATGATTTTATCAGCAAGATTTTTGAAAGTATTATTGAGAAAAAAGAGCAGGAATCATTTCGGCATTTCAGCCTTACACCCGATGAACTTTACCTCGATTTACTTGAGCATCACCCCGAATGGTTGCAGGAAATTCCGCTCTATCATATTGCCACTTACCTCCGCATGACTCCTGAAACATTGAGCAGAATTCGCAAGCGTACCTAA
- a CDS encoding SIS domain-containing protein, which produces MCYTEKYLDQMDRIRQVVAGQSEVIKEVAKLFAQTIASDHMVHLFGSGHSRMMVEEMWPRYGSFPGFNPIVELSLSFHNLVVGANGQRQAMFLENVPGLADRILRNFDLSDQDTALVISSSGCNIAPIEMAEGFKAKGLKVVALVSSDHLEGSDSKDARGKKLTDFADYILDTGAPLGDAMIHIEGLDTPVAPGSTLGGVALINCIKAETAALLHQMGKSPKVLSSGKIVGQQRATELFEAAYDQHARLIAKQYQNIGADEAVV; this is translated from the coding sequence ATGTGTTATACAGAAAAATACCTTGATCAAATGGACCGTATCCGTCAGGTGGTTGCCGGGCAGTCTGAGGTTATAAAAGAGGTAGCGAAATTGTTCGCTCAAACGATCGCTTCGGATCATATGGTCCACCTTTTCGGCTCGGGCCACTCCCGCATGATGGTCGAAGAAATGTGGCCTCGTTATGGTTCATTTCCGGGCTTCAACCCAATCGTTGAACTTTCCCTTTCATTTCATAATTTGGTCGTGGGCGCCAATGGTCAGCGACAAGCTATGTTTTTGGAAAATGTACCGGGTTTGGCCGACCGTATTTTGCGTAATTTCGACCTTTCAGATCAAGATACAGCTTTAGTGATTTCCTCAAGTGGCTGCAACATTGCACCGATCGAAATGGCCGAAGGCTTCAAAGCCAAAGGTTTGAAGGTCGTTGCTTTGGTGTCATCGGATCATTTGGAAGGATCAGACTCCAAAGATGCTCGAGGAAAGAAATTGACCGACTTTGCAGACTATATTTTAGATACGGGTGCTCCTTTGGGCGATGCGATGATCCATATTGAGGGCCTTGATACGCCGGTCGCTCCGGGTAGTACCTTGGGCGGGGTGGCCTTAATCAATTGTATAAAAGCCGAAACGGCCGCACTGTTACATCAGATGGGCAAATCGCCAAAAGTACTCAGCAGCGGCAAAATTGTAGGACAGCAGCGGGCGACCGAACTTTTTGAGGCAGCCTACGACCAACATGCCCGATTGATTGCTAAACAATATCAAAATATTGGAGCCGATGAAGCCGTTGTATAA
- a CDS encoding ROK family protein, protein MEYLHGIDIGGTNIKSIILDQQRQIIHQSKHPTTSKWASVVEQINRNARKKYNIESVGIAAPGLVNQQNDRIVCLPERLAGIVDFDWQSIFGNEEFTVLNDAHAATIAEYECHFATKYQHLLLLTLGTGVGGGLILNGQLHQGAQQRAGHLGHTALQMNLGQTMTNMPGSLEWHVGNFSAKERSNGRFDDNLQILQAYRSGDPFGQLLWLKMMESLSVGISGLINAFAPEVVVLAGGLTLAKEDLFAPLQKMMDQYEWRTNGKSTPIVAAGFDDFAGAIGAALFAHQQISTISQKL, encoded by the coding sequence ATGGAATATCTTCATGGAATAGATATTGGCGGGACGAATATCAAGTCGATCATTTTGGATCAACAGCGTCAAATTATCCATCAATCTAAACATCCAACAACATCCAAATGGGCGTCGGTGGTCGAACAGATCAACAGGAACGCCAGGAAAAAGTATAATATCGAGTCGGTGGGTATCGCAGCACCGGGTTTGGTCAATCAACAGAATGACCGCATCGTATGCCTGCCCGAGCGATTAGCGGGTATTGTCGATTTTGATTGGCAGTCGATCTTTGGTAATGAAGAATTTACAGTGCTCAACGATGCACATGCGGCCACGATTGCCGAATATGAATGTCATTTCGCAACCAAATATCAACACCTTTTATTATTGACCCTGGGCACCGGGGTAGGAGGCGGACTTATCCTGAATGGGCAACTGCATCAGGGTGCGCAGCAACGTGCCGGGCATTTGGGGCATACGGCCTTGCAAATGAACTTAGGGCAAACGATGACCAATATGCCGGGCAGTTTGGAGTGGCATGTGGGTAATTTTTCTGCCAAAGAGCGCAGCAATGGGCGCTTTGATGATAATCTTCAGATCCTTCAGGCTTATCGCTCGGGCGACCCGTTTGGGCAATTGCTTTGGCTCAAAATGATGGAGTCGCTTTCGGTGGGTATTAGCGGCCTGATTAATGCTTTTGCCCCCGAAGTGGTGGTACTTGCTGGTGGATTGACCCTTGCCAAAGAGGACCTTTTTGCGCCCCTTCAAAAGATGATGGATCAATATGAATGGCGCACCAATGGAAAAAGTACGCCAATTGTTGCTGCGGGCTTTGATGACTTCGCAGGCGCTATCGGTGCGGCCCTTTTTGCGCATCAACAAATCAGCACCATCAGCCAAAAATTATAA
- a CDS encoding GntR family transcriptional regulator — protein MTEQVIKYNSQLIAKDLSKQVTTGQYQVGDQLPPEKQLCEQYQCSRMTVRRALQTLVDQGLIVRHRGKRSKVIRNRKTVGLLSVQGFSDLSKKLNIEPWTELLSPSGFVVIPDELKALFAEANEFESALGVMRKRGMDQEAILIEQTYVAGLEELTAGIPDFSQQSLFQFLEQDFGIEIVNASQSFQAIACPQQLATDLGVAADAPILRVDRMLQTNDRGVVVFSTVFCKTEHFIISV, from the coding sequence ATGACAGAGCAAGTAATTAAGTACAATAGTCAATTGATCGCAAAGGACCTGTCCAAGCAGGTCACTACTGGGCAATATCAGGTAGGTGACCAGCTACCGCCTGAGAAGCAGCTGTGTGAACAGTATCAGTGCAGTAGAATGACGGTGCGCCGTGCTTTACAGACGTTGGTGGATCAGGGCTTAATTGTGCGGCATCGGGGTAAAAGGAGTAAGGTCATTCGTAACCGCAAAACGGTCGGGCTACTTTCGGTGCAGGGTTTTAGTGATTTATCCAAGAAACTAAATATTGAACCGTGGACCGAGCTGCTATCGCCTTCGGGCTTTGTGGTGATCCCCGACGAGCTGAAAGCCCTCTTTGCTGAGGCCAATGAATTTGAGTCGGCCTTAGGCGTTATGCGTAAGCGGGGGATGGATCAGGAGGCAATTTTGATCGAACAAACGTATGTGGCGGGATTGGAGGAGCTCACCGCCGGCATTCCCGATTTTTCCCAACAGTCCCTGTTTCAATTTTTGGAGCAGGATTTCGGCATCGAGATCGTCAATGCTTCCCAATCCTTTCAGGCGATCGCTTGTCCACAACAGTTAGCAACCGATTTAGGGGTGGCTGCTGATGCTCCGATCCTGCGTGTGGATCGGATGTTGCAGACCAATGATCGTGGGGTGGTGGTGTTTTCAACTGTTTTCTGTAAGACGGAACACTTTATAATTTCAGTATAA
- a CDS encoding MBL fold metallo-hydrolase, with translation MNAVEKLTLDGEIPVNCYVIARQGACYIVDPGYQKEKIQAYIAAKGYQVKGVLLTHGHIDHIEALDCFEVPIFIHEQEWGILLNNSKNGFDFFGKKPKYQFDQLDIRPINSSTVFPLGNEEISVYLTPGHTIGSVCYRIGHDLYTGDTLFEGTVGKWDRPSGNMDQLRDSVLWLIDSLPEHLIIHPGHGRSSTIGVEKQINPFYIRWRNGLEIIQ, from the coding sequence ATGAACGCAGTAGAAAAGCTTACTCTTGACGGGGAAATTCCTGTAAATTGTTATGTGATCGCGCGGCAGGGGGCTTGCTATATCGTTGACCCTGGCTATCAGAAGGAAAAAATTCAGGCCTACATTGCAGCGAAGGGCTATCAAGTAAAAGGGGTTCTTTTGACGCATGGGCATATCGATCATATCGAAGCGCTGGACTGCTTTGAGGTGCCCATTTTCATTCACGAGCAGGAGTGGGGTATCCTTCTGAATAATAGTAAAAACGGCTTTGATTTTTTTGGTAAAAAACCCAAGTATCAATTCGATCAACTTGACATCAGACCGATAAATTCATCTACTGTTTTTCCTTTGGGTAATGAAGAAATATCCGTCTATTTGACCCCTGGCCACACCATAGGCAGTGTTTGTTACCGAATAGGACATGATCTTTACACAGGCGATACACTATTTGAAGGAACTGTAGGTAAATGGGATCGGCCATCGGGTAATATGGACCAATTGCGGGATTCGGTTCTATGGCTCATCGATTCTTTGCCTGAACATTTAATTATTCACCCTGGACATGGCAGAAGCAGTACCATTGGCGTGGAGAAACAGATCAATCCATTTTATATCCGTTGGCGCAACGGTTTAGAAATTATTCAATAA
- a CDS encoding aryldialkylphosphatase: protein MKAKVRTILGDIDKAQIGLTYSHEHIVIDEGFVTAGHPEFLLNDEQKISKELMDFKKMGGQTVVDTMPANAGRNPILSAKISRQTGVHMIIPTGIHLEQYYPKNHWRYKISQKEMTQLFVDDITIGMDAFDYSSPIVQRTDHKAGLIKLATGDDRFTKHQNMVFESVVDAHLETGAPILTHTNFGKQAFEQAKKFKEMGANLRHVVLSHVDRNLDLDEHRRILDLGVSLEYDSFFRWKGDQNHSADQLISLIESYPDQIVVGMDMAKNAYWKSYGGQPGLTYLYPKIKELLYDQGLGEYVKHVFFTTPSAIFSFFK from the coding sequence ATGAAAGCTAAGGTAAGAACGATCCTCGGGGACATTGATAAAGCACAAATTGGTTTGACCTATTCTCATGAGCATATTGTGATTGATGAAGGGTTCGTGACGGCCGGTCATCCGGAATTTCTGCTCAATGATGAGCAAAAGATCAGTAAGGAATTAATGGATTTTAAAAAGATGGGCGGACAAACGGTCGTCGATACCATGCCAGCAAATGCGGGTCGTAATCCAATTTTATCAGCCAAAATAAGCCGACAAACAGGGGTGCATATGATCATCCCGACCGGTATACATTTGGAACAATATTACCCTAAAAATCACTGGCGTTATAAAATCAGCCAAAAGGAAATGACCCAGCTGTTTGTGGATGATATTACGATTGGTATGGATGCCTTTGATTATAGCAGTCCGATTGTTCAGCGAACAGACCACAAAGCAGGCTTGATTAAACTCGCCACCGGAGACGATCGATTTACCAAGCATCAAAATATGGTTTTTGAATCGGTGGTGGATGCACATCTGGAAACGGGCGCTCCTATATTAACCCACACCAATTTTGGCAAGCAGGCATTTGAGCAAGCCAAAAAGTTCAAGGAAATGGGGGCCAACTTACGGCATGTGGTTTTATCGCATGTAGATCGTAATTTGGATTTGGATGAGCATCGCCGGATCCTGGACCTTGGGGTAAGTTTGGAGTATGACAGTTTTTTCAGGTGGAAGGGAGATCAAAATCATTCTGCCGATCAGTTGATCAGTTTGATTGAGTCTTATCCCGATCAAATTGTCGTCGGGATGGATATGGCTAAAAATGCCTATTGGAAATCTTATGGAGGACAACCCGGATTGACTTATTTATATCCTAAGATCAAAGAGCTATTATA
- a CDS encoding LruC domain-containing protein has product MRNNLLIVLLLLGVSIGSCTSNNDNPNPNPSQVAGFEGIVIPEGFEFKTNQTISLDLNDEAPSQNAYYEIAFLNTEGQEEVINRSFMPANQGTIEVQLNVPTYAKELMINKVVNGEKVSQKTDIAAQSIVTFTANQRILACETKIYGVTYNHGGGQMFDIDPTDEGDYTRTVIQNPMPDGGSMACAVDKYNKRVYVGFRNQHLRYYSIDDGTWTTVSTSSPFGRDYPRMEYHHGRNELWVAHDKIMHILDANTGQSKKSYVFDGFGDFSPGGGDIAIALDGTTYMCTHAGLYKFVDFDPNVTTDTIKIERISAESLDYRTTSLAIDQDQRIYLGTVNGSLLELDPSDGSYILRKKYDAEISDLSAFPCTVDECPQVDTDNDGCIDCVDEFPEDPSLCGTFESPSKFGWGSIAFEDLWPSKGDYDFNDLVVNFRFKLFMNGNNKATKIEVTVLQKARVASFDNGFGVMLPAAVTDDKIASVSGYSLTSGNINLNGKGIEVGHNGRVVLIPYDQSSKAGSYGSCLPKNEGNAIKLLVTFTEPLDVDDFDLVDFPYNPFIFQNGVRSHEIHLFNHEPTALHNGNIFNTVDDDSNPLNDKFYQNSRKHPWALNIIHDYRVVNEGIDITNAYNNFKAWAESGGTTNQDWYKDNPGNRNTEHICTEN; this is encoded by the coding sequence ATGAGAAATAATTTACTTATTGTATTATTGCTTTTAGGTGTAAGCATTGGGTCTTGTACTTCCAACAACGACAACCCTAACCCCAATCCAAGCCAAGTGGCAGGTTTTGAGGGGATTGTCATTCCTGAAGGTTTTGAATTTAAAACCAATCAGACCATCAGCTTGGACCTGAATGATGAGGCACCCTCCCAGAATGCCTATTATGAAATAGCCTTTTTGAATACTGAAGGACAAGAAGAGGTGATCAACCGTTCTTTTATGCCAGCTAATCAAGGCACTATTGAAGTTCAATTAAATGTCCCTACCTATGCCAAGGAATTGATGATCAACAAGGTAGTCAATGGGGAAAAGGTCAGTCAAAAAACAGACATCGCAGCACAAAGCATCGTAACCTTCACCGCCAATCAAAGAATTTTGGCTTGTGAAACCAAAATTTACGGAGTAACCTACAATCACGGTGGCGGCCAGATGTTTGACATCGACCCAACAGATGAAGGGGACTACACCAGAACAGTGATTCAGAACCCAATGCCTGATGGTGGATCAATGGCCTGTGCGGTGGACAAATATAACAAACGCGTTTATGTAGGCTTCAGAAACCAACACCTGAGATACTATTCTATTGATGATGGCACCTGGACGACGGTTTCCACGAGCAGTCCATTCGGTAGAGATTACCCTCGAATGGAATATCACCACGGAAGAAATGAGCTTTGGGTAGCACATGATAAAATCATGCATATCCTCGATGCTAACACAGGACAGTCAAAAAAATCTTATGTGTTTGATGGTTTTGGCGATTTTAGTCCAGGTGGTGGCGATATCGCTATTGCGCTCGACGGCACAACCTATATGTGTACACATGCGGGCTTGTATAAATTTGTTGATTTTGATCCTAATGTTACCACGGATACGATTAAAATCGAGCGAATAAGCGCAGAGAGCCTCGATTACAGGACCACTTCATTGGCCATCGATCAGGATCAGCGCATTTATTTAGGAACCGTAAATGGCTCTCTGTTGGAATTAGATCCAAGTGACGGAAGCTACATTCTACGGAAAAAATATGATGCAGAAATCAGTGACCTTTCCGCCTTCCCCTGTACAGTGGATGAATGCCCTCAGGTAGATACCGACAATGATGGTTGTATAGACTGTGTGGATGAATTCCCTGAAGATCCTTCACTTTGTGGAACCTTCGAAAGCCCAAGTAAATTCGGCTGGGGAAGTATCGCTTTTGAAGATTTGTGGCCATCGAAAGGGGATTATGATTTCAATGATTTGGTGGTGAACTTCAGATTTAAATTGTTCATGAATGGTAATAATAAGGCAACAAAGATAGAAGTTACTGTGCTTCAGAAAGCAAGAGTAGCGAGCTTCGATAATGGCTTTGGTGTCATGTTGCCTGCCGCAGTAACAGATGATAAAATTGCTTCGGTATCTGGATATTCTTTAACCTCAGGTAACATTAATCTTAATGGAAAAGGCATTGAAGTGGGGCACAATGGCCGTGTGGTATTGATTCCTTACGATCAGTCTTCCAAAGCGGGATCGTATGGTTCTTGTTTACCGAAAAATGAAGGCAATGCGATCAAACTTTTAGTGACTTTCACGGAGCCATTGGATGTGGATGATTTTGATTTGGTGGACTTCCCATACAATCCGTTCATCTTTCAAAATGGCGTTCGCTCACATGAAATACACTTGTTCAATCATGAGCCAACTGCGCTGCATAACGGCAATATATTCAATACCGTTGACGATGACTCTAACCCATTGAATGACAAGTTTTATCAAAACAGCAGAAAGCACCCTTGGGCGCTGAACATCATCCACGATTACCGCGTGGTGAACGAAGGAATCGATATTACCAATGCTTACAATAACTTTAAAGCATGGGCTGAGTCAGGTGGTACCACTAATCAGGATTGGTACAAAGACAATCCAGGTAACCGAAATACAGAACATATCTGTACTGAGAATTAA
- a CDS encoding MBL fold metallo-hydrolase: protein MKIHHLRNATFVLEHQEHFILIDPMLGPKGQIPPFSFIKNKIRRNPLVEMPQDTAVLEKVTHGLITHLHPDHLDQAGEDFLVRRKIPVTCNQRDEGKLRKKGLNVVQTLDYWQTADFCDGQITGIPAVHGYGLIAKLMGNVIGFHIEFNQQDSLYLSADTVYTADVDRVLKEYQPKVAVLAAGSAAFDVGGKLLMNEADLLTFVQNAPDQVYANHLDALNHCPMTRTKFRQLMADNQLSEKVKFPADGTTLEY, encoded by the coding sequence ATGAAAATTCATCATTTAAGAAATGCCACATTTGTGTTAGAGCATCAGGAACATTTTATTTTAATTGACCCGATGCTTGGTCCGAAGGGGCAAATCCCTCCTTTCTCATTTATCAAAAATAAAATCCGTAGAAATCCATTGGTCGAAATGCCACAGGATACCGCTGTGTTGGAAAAAGTAACGCATGGGCTCATCACGCACTTGCACCCTGATCACCTTGATCAAGCAGGAGAAGATTTTTTAGTTCGACGTAAAATTCCTGTAACCTGCAATCAACGAGATGAAGGTAAGTTACGGAAAAAAGGGCTGAATGTGGTTCAGACGCTTGATTATTGGCAAACCGCCGATTTCTGCGATGGGCAGATCACGGGAATACCCGCAGTGCACGGCTATGGACTAATTGCTAAATTGATGGGAAATGTGATCGGTTTTCATATCGAATTTAATCAGCAAGATAGCCTGTACCTTAGTGCTGATACCGTTTATACCGCTGATGTGGATCGTGTGCTGAAGGAATATCAACCAAAAGTTGCCGTATTGGCCGCAGGTTCCGCCGCCTTTGATGTTGGAGGAAAATTGTTGATGAATGAGGCTGATCTGCTCACGTTTGTTCAAAATGCACCCGATCAAGTTTATGCCAACCACCTTGATGCATTGAATCATTGCCCAATGACAAGAACAAAATTTAGACAGTTAATGGCAGATAATCAGCTATCGGAAAAGGTGAAGTTTCCCGCTGATGGCACTACTTTGGAATATTGA